Proteins from one Abditibacteriota bacterium genomic window:
- a CDS encoding AMP-binding protein, whose translation MLRIAGPVDAEGAEALDRALRACSGHVVLDFAKVSHITSTGLKRLLFAMKGGLDLSVVNVSPAVGELFHANGYDNMLTYSVNESLPPSDYVPVSTEKSFKAMLAAKQVPGMEDRMIINYRDRDYTWKDVEMCSQIMADDLARLGVKKGSHVAIIGLNSINWFCAFFAVQKLGAIAILMNYFLSPEEIIGQSKIGDIEFMIVGRIPGVSDFDVYSSLVTAGDSRIRKTYNIRDSHDYTTRYDEYPAVKDLYRDLFDEDDACLMLFTSGSTGLAKGAVFSSKAIFDCIFWVLDEYLITSEDRNCISLPFFHILGFAIMFVIAIKCDSPSYIPETATPAAIQSIIEKNRCTMFHSVPTMLLAVINNKNFSPDKVASLRCSILGGAVTSSAQMELMTRMFPNNHMGNIYGMSENPAISITLLHDSTERVLSTVGKPLPHIQMEIRNHGDNKPLPLGQVGEICIRAATSLTSYYNLPLANQAYDSEGWIATGDLGMMDEEGYLYFSGRVKELIIRCGENIIPKEISELLITHPDISQAIVVGVPHPLYGEDVAAAVVMEPGKTLDENAIRDFLWGKLAKFKLPAHYRVYDSFPVLGSGKPDLLTLKKQVAESYAAAEEAKAKKHS comes from the coding sequence ATGCTGCGTATCGCAGGACCCGTGGATGCCGAAGGCGCGGAAGCGCTGGACCGGGCGCTCAGGGCCTGCAGCGGCCATGTAGTATTGGATTTTGCGAAAGTCAGCCACATCACCAGCACAGGCCTGAAGCGCCTTCTCTTTGCCATGAAGGGCGGCCTGGACCTGTCTGTAGTCAACGTTTCCCCTGCCGTAGGAGAGCTCTTCCATGCCAACGGCTATGACAACATGCTCACCTACAGCGTGAACGAGAGTCTTCCCCCGTCGGATTACGTTCCGGTCAGCACCGAAAAGAGCTTTAAGGCCATGCTGGCCGCCAAACAGGTCCCCGGAATGGAGGACAGGATGATCATCAACTACCGGGACAGGGACTACACCTGGAAGGACGTGGAGATGTGTTCGCAGATCATGGCGGACGACCTGGCCCGGCTCGGCGTCAAAAAAGGCAGCCACGTGGCCATCATCGGTCTCAATTCCATCAACTGGTTCTGCGCCTTCTTTGCGGTGCAGAAGCTGGGCGCCATCGCCATCCTTATGAATTATTTCCTGAGCCCCGAGGAGATCATCGGTCAGTCAAAGATCGGAGACATCGAGTTCATGATAGTGGGCCGCATACCGGGCGTGTCGGATTTTGACGTCTATTCTTCTCTGGTCACAGCCGGTGACAGCCGCATCAGAAAGACCTACAACATCAGGGATTCCCACGATTATACCACCCGTTATGACGAATACCCCGCAGTCAAGGACCTCTACAGAGACCTCTTCGACGAAGACGACGCCTGTCTCATGCTGTTTACCTCCGGCTCCACCGGTCTGGCAAAGGGCGCGGTGTTTTCCTCCAAGGCCATTTTTGACTGCATCTTCTGGGTACTGGACGAATACCTCATCACTTCCGAGGACCGCAACTGCATCAGCCTGCCCTTCTTCCACATACTGGGCTTTGCCATCATGTTCGTCATAGCCATTAAGTGCGACAGTCCCAGCTACATCCCCGAAACGGCCACCCCCGCAGCCATCCAATCCATCATCGAAAAGAACCGGTGCACCATGTTCCACTCTGTGCCCACCATGCTGCTGGCCGTCATCAACAACAAGAATTTTTCGCCCGACAAGGTGGCCTCCCTCAGATGTTCCATTCTGGGAGGAGCGGTGACCAGCTCGGCCCAGATGGAGCTCATGACGAGGATGTTCCCCAACAACCACATGGGCAACATATACGGCATGTCCGAGAACCCGGCCATCAGCATCACCCTTCTCCACGACTCCACCGAGAGAGTACTCAGCACAGTGGGCAAGCCTCTTCCCCATATACAAATGGAGATACGCAATCACGGCGACAACAAGCCCCTGCCTCTGGGACAGGTAGGCGAGATATGCATCAGAGCTGCCACCTCACTGACCAGCTATTACAATCTGCCTCTTGCAAATCAGGCCTATGATTCGGAGGGCTGGATCGCCACCGGCGACCTGGGCATGATGGACGAAGAAGGCTATCTGTATTTTTCCGGCAGAGTCAAGGAGCTCATCATCCGCTGCGGCGAGAACATCATCCCCAAGGAGATCTCAGAGCTGCTCATCACCCATCCCGATATATCTCAGGCCATCGTGGTGGGAGTGCCCCACCCCCTCTACGGCGAGGACGTGGCTGCGGCCGTGGTGATGGAGCCGGGCAAGACTCTGGACGAGAACGCCATCCGCGACTTTCTCTGGGGCAAGCTGGCCAAGTTCAAGCTGCCTGCTCACTATCGGGTATATGACAGCTTCCCTGTACTGGGCAGCGGCAAGCCGGACCTGCTCACCCTCAAGAAGCAGGTGGCAGAGTCCTATGCTGCAGCCGAAGAGGCCAAAGCCAAAAAACACAGCTGA